The following coding sequences lie in one Aspergillus luchuensis IFO 4308 DNA, chromosome 8, nearly complete sequence genomic window:
- a CDS encoding uncharacterized protein (COG:G;~EggNog:ENOG410QE2U;~InterPro:IPR020846,IPR011701,IPR036259;~TransMembrane:5 (i38-63o75-92i104-124o130-152i164-191o);~antiSMASH:Cluster_8.16;~go_function: GO:0022857 - transmembrane transporter activity [Evidence IEA];~go_process: GO:0055085 - transmembrane transport [Evidence IEA]) yields MLDSAADSSVVEDRPSDSEKIAHETSTDTNAPTQWRQIAILLALYLVMFAVALDNTILAPALPVITDHFHSLDDMGWYSSVYLLTMCATQILHGRLCTMHSIKWVYMTNLVVFEIGSVVSAATPTSVGLILGRAITGIGAAGLLSGTILLIAASMSLRLQATALGILGGLKGAAAVAGPLSNILLFSIYLFEKYKGQC; encoded by the exons ATGTTAGACTCTGCAGCAGATTCCTCCGTCGTTGAGGACCGGCCTAGTGACTCCGAAAAAATCGCGCACGAAACCTCCACCGACACGAACGCACCGACACAATGGCGCCAGATTGCGATACTGTTGGCGCTGTATCTGGTGATGTTTGCAGTTGCGCTG GACAACACGATACTTGCACCTGCTCTCCCCGTCATCACGGACCATTTTCACTCTCTCGACGATATGGGATGGTACAGCTCGGTCTACCTACTGACAATGTGCGCCACGCAGATCCTCCACGGTCGGCTATGTACCATGCACTCCATTAAATGGGTTTACATGACAAATTTGGTAGTCTTCGAAATCGGATCCGTCGTGTCGGCGGCAACTCCCACCTCGGTTGGCTTGATACTTGGACGGGCTATCACAGGAATAGGGGCGGCAGGGCTTCTTTCGGGTACTATCTTGCTCATTGCTGCGAGCATGTCTTTGCGGCTTCAGGCAACGGCTTTGGGTATTCTTGGGGGGTTGAAGGGCGCTGCAGCCGTGGCTGGGCCATTGTCAAATATACTCCTTTTCTCCATATATCTCTTCGAGAAGTATAAGGGTCAATGCTAA
- a CDS encoding uncharacterized protein (COG:G;~EggNog:ENOG410QDHR;~InterPro:IPR020846,IPR011701,IPR036259;~PFAM:PF07690;~SMCOG1106:major facilitator transporter;~TransMembrane:8 (i94-112o124-141i153-174o186-208i287-306o318-336i379-399o411-433i);~antiSMASH:Cluster_8.16;~go_function: GO:0022857 - transmembrane transporter activity [Evidence IEA];~go_process: GO:0055085 - transmembrane transport [Evidence IEA]) produces the protein MSSCSTSGCGYVFKDVTATRRIADFRVLPLLTIGFATYQIDRTNIASALTGGFASDIGISQDIINLGNQLMFLGVIVLEIPSNMVLQKVGPRRWISAQVCIFGVIAALQIFIRNKTGFLLTRSILGLAEAGYIPAAMYTLSTWYTKEELTKRIALFFFGMFGGAAVSPLLGAALLKLDGKGGLHGWQWIFLLEGIWSVIMAIALFTLLPEREGNASETSDEESACKSQSWNGTTSNTIPVKVVWETLTNYTKWPHFLATACVFATWSPLTTYTPTIIMSLGFSRIQANALAAIGSLLTLPVIVFFASLSDWSRRRGMSVMLAIAVYLVALILLRVLQAHVDRWGRFGLWTTVNGLAVGYHPVHNAWIQVNCSSPGERSVSVAMFVMSATAGLMAGTQIFRHDDGLNGYLRGILIMIFLVLSGLILVAIQSAIYRSVKRSSTSRIVQET, from the exons ATGTCTTCATGCAGCACTTCGGGATGCGGGTATGTCTTTAAAGATGTGACCGCAACGCGGAGAAT AGCGGATTTCCGagtcctccctcttctcacCATCGGCTTCGCAACCTACCAGATTGACCGCACAAATATTGCCAGTGCGCTGACGGGAGGTTTCGCATCGGATATTGGCATAAGCCAAGACATTATCAATCTAGGCAACCAACTTATGTTTTTGGGCGTAATTGTCCTCGAAATACCGTCCAATATGGTTCTACAAAAG GTCGGACCCCGCCGCTGGATCAGCGCCCAGGTCTGCATCTTCGGAGTCATTGCCGCATTGCAGATCTTCATTCGGAATAAGACCGGTTTCCTGCTTACGCGAAGCATCCTGGGTCTCGCGGAAGCCGGGTACATCCCAGCTGCTATGTACACTCTTTCAACGTGGTATACGAAGGAGGAGTTAACGAAGCGCATtgcacttttcttttttggaatGTTTGGGGGCGCTGCGGTGTCGCCGTTACTTGGTGCTGCCTTGCTCAAATTAGATGGGAAGGGAGGGTTGCATGGTTGGCAGTGGATATTCTTGC TGGAGGGAATATGGTCGGTCATTATGGCGATCGCTTTGTTCACACTACTgccggagagagagggaaatgCTAGTGAAACCTCTGATGAAGAGTCTGCCTGCAAATCTCAGTCATGGAATGGGACCACCTCTAATACGATTCCTGTCAAGGTGGTATGGGAAACACTCACAAATTACACCAAATGGCCCCACTTCCTCGCCACAGCATGTGTCTTCGCAACCTGGAGTCCCCTTACTACGTATACTCCAACAATCATCATGTCACTGGGGTTCTCTCGCATCCAGGCAAACGCTCTCGCTGCGATAGGGAGCTTACTCACCCTACCggtcatcgtcttcttcgcttctcTGAGTGACTGGTCACGCAGACGGGGGATGAGTGTTATGCTTGCAATTGCTGTGTATCTCGTCGCACTCATTCTGTTGAGGGTTTTGCAGGCCCACGTCGATAGATGGGGGCGGTTTGGCCTCTGGACGACTGTTAATGGGCTGGCGGTCGGGTATCATCCTGTCCATAATGCTTGGATTCAGGTTAATTGCTCTAGTCCCGGGGAGAGAAGTGTTAGTGTGGC GATGT TTGTCATGTCTGCCACGGCTGGGCTCATGGCCGGGACGCAGATCTTccgacatgatgatggtttgaACGG CTATCTGAGGGGCATACTGATCATGATATTCTTGGTCTTATCCGGCCTAATCTTGGTGGCTATCCAGAGTGCGATTTATCGCTCAGTAAAGCGTTCAAGCACGAGTAGGATCGTCCAGGAGACTTGA
- a CDS encoding uncharacterized protein (COG:E;~EggNog:ENOG410PVTE;~InterPro:IPR036038,IPR043131,IPR043132;~antiSMASH:Cluster_8.16;~go_function: GO:0003824 - catalytic activity [Evidence IEA]), giving the protein MNSDIFPEPPSDTIDWSSLGSQSVEFPTSHVECTYSPTRSFWSAPTVINNPNLQINGFAVGLNYGGPYYESLTARRTRDDRILLFRPHDHARHLADAATAVGMTAVPEHIFLECVRKAVAVNTSYVPPPQTDAVLYIRPLLFGPSVPRIRDSPAQYIFCVFVQPGAVYPRTAAQNAIVLSDSGADDVPTAAETQKCSRTETWDEGWKRGLGGTGQLDGRQAERDDYTMKLHLENTRHGSFIKGFTASAFIGVQEEHGRYTLMVPRHPSRSIISDSCVAIARQLGWKVKVGPISVDDIDTLSEVIATSTWHWLLPIRLIFCPSARQTVVYHAGSHKAGSACRVLRNAIGKIMGGEVSDIWQWCVLVTQED; this is encoded by the exons ATGAATTCAGATATATTTCCTGAACCACCGTCCGATACCATCG ATTGGTCTTCCCTTGGAAGCCAAAGCGTTGAAT TTCCTACTTCTCATGTGGAATGCACCTACTCCCCCACAAGAAGCTTCTGGAGCGCACCCACAGTGATCAACAACCCAAATCTTCAAATCAACGGCTTCGCCGTGGGACTAAACTACGGAGGACCATATTATGAGTCCCTTACcg CCCGACGCACGCGAGATGATcgcattcttcttttccggcCCCACGATCATGCCCGTCATTTGGCAGATGCTGCAACAGCGGTAGGCATGACGGCTGTCCCCGAGCACATCTTCCTAGAGTGTGTTAGGAAGGCAGTAGCAGTCAATACGTCCTATGTACCTCCGCCTCAGACAGATGCGGTGCTCTACATTCGTCCGCTTTTGTTTGGCCCTAGTGTTCCTCGCATTCGCGATTCTCCGGCGCAGTATATCTTCTGTGTGTTTGTGCAGCCGGGTGCGGTGTATCCGCGGACAGCGGCGCAGAACGCAATTGTTCTGAGCGATagtggtgctgatgatgttCCTACTGCAGCGGAGACCCAGAAATGCTCTCGAACTGAAACTTGGGATGAGGGGTGGAAAAGGGGTTTGGGGGGTACAGGGCAGCTAGATGGCCGACAGGCAGAGCGGGACGATTATACTATGAAGCTCCATCTGGAAAACACCCGACATGGGTCATTCATCAAGGGGTTCACAGCGTCCGCATTTATTGGGGTGCAGGAGGAGCACGGTAGGTATACGTTGATGGTGCCGAGACATCCCAGCCGGAGCATCATTAGTGATTCGTGCGTTGCGATTGCTAGACAGCTTGGGTGGAAGGTGAAAGTTGGGCCG ATTTCGGTCGATGACATCGATACCCTGTCCGAAGTCATTGCCACCAGTACTTGGCACTGGCTGCTCCCAATTCGACTGATATTCTGCCCATCCGCCCGACAGACAGTAGTCTACCACGCTGGGTCTCATAAGGCGGGCTCTGCGTGTCGAGTGCTGCGCAATGCGATTGGAAAAATTATGGGTGGGGAAGTCTCGGACATATGGCAATGGTGTGTGTTAGTGACGCAGGAGGATTGA
- a CDS encoding uncharacterized protein (COG:G;~EggNog:ENOG410QE2U;~InterPro:IPR036259;~SMCOG1005:Drug resistance transporter, EmrB/QacA;~TransMembrane:5 (o6-26i33-54o60-79i91-112o124-143i);~antiSMASH:Cluster_8.16): MLGAAFYILVYYLPIWFQVIKGASAVRSGIMNLPMLVSLIVLSILSGALVSAMGYYTPTMIMGCILVLISTALMTTFTPDTGTVKWAGYQVIMGAGIGMGAQQTVLAMQASLPAQDVPVGTALMIFYQTLGGAVFLIVAQNIFQNELVKKLTAKNIPGVDASSVAAAGATEVRNLVPAQYLGEALEAYNAAVVRTFYISVALAGVAVLATFVPEWKSVKTGVKNRDEHDNVECGGNEIV; encoded by the exons ATGCTTGGAGCTGCATTTTATATTCTCGTTTACTAT CTCCCGATATGGTTCCAAGTAATCAAAGGTGCCTCCGCCGTACGCTCGGGGATTATGAACCTCCCCATGCTCGTATCGCTGATTGTGCTCTCCATTCTCAGCGGTGCCTTAGTCTCTGCCATGGGATACTACACTCCCACTATGATCATGGGCTGTATCCTGGTACTCATCAGCACCGCGCTGATGACCACCTTTACTCCGGACACTGGGACCGTAAAATGGGCTGGCTACCAAGTCATCATGGGTGCTGGAATTGGCATGGGGGCGCAGCAAACTGTCCTCGCTATGCAGGCTTCACTACCCGCTCAAGACGTGCCTGTTGGTACGGCTCTGATGATATTCTATCAGACGCTTGGAGGTGCTGTCTTCCTGATCGTGGCGCAGAATATCTTTCAGAATGAGCTGGTGAAGAAATTAACCGCTAAGAATATTCCGGGTGTAGATGCGAGCAGTGTGGCCGCTGCGGGAGCGACGGAGGTTAGGAACCTAGTGCCCGCCCAGTATCTGGGAGAGGCGTTAGAGGCGTATAATgcagcggtggtgaggaCGTTTTATATCTCGGTTGCGTTGGCGGGAGTAGCGGTTTTGGCAACATTTGTGCCGGAGTGGAAGTCGGTGAAGACGGGGGTGAAGAATAGAGACGAGCACGACAATGTCGAATGCGGAGGGAATGAGATCGTGTAG
- a CDS encoding NAD(P)/FAD-dependent oxidoreductase (COG:O;~EggNog:ENOG410PQPZ;~InterPro:IPR023753,IPR036188;~SMCOG1176:alkyl hydroperoxide reductase subunit;~antiSMASH:Cluster_8.16;~go_function: GO:0016491 - oxidoreductase activity [Evidence IEA];~go_process: GO:0055114 - oxidation-reduction process [Evidence IEA]), which produces MAITADVLIIGGGPAGLATALALSRKLHSVLLFDSQEYRNRQTSHMHNVLGFDHVEPARFRAAIHDTLLHRYTTNTIINKKIIQARKLPHDGTGSRFEVTDEDGISYLGSKLVLATGVRDIMPRIDGYVENWGRLIFHCLFCHGYEERGAANAGLLVAESSQLQANPSVGLILGQMVRRFAEKVTLFTNGNEDTTVAVKEAGAEAQGFIIESRPILSLERIASADEGSRDTLRVWLGQPDGGESPSSYMDVGFLTHMPDTVVTNDWSSQLGLELDGNGIYKQKDVTMETTVPGVFVAGDHASVAKDVPNAASNATFVASAVAVQLTVEHSQGQ; this is translated from the exons ATGGCCATCACAGCGGACGTGCTCATCATCGGCGGCGGTCCCGCCGGCCTCGCCACGGCCCTGGCGCTATCCCGCAAGTTACATTCGGTACTCCTCTTCGACAGCCAGGAGTACCGCAACCGCCAGACATCCCACATGCATAATGTCCTCGGATTTGAT CATGTGGAACCTGCCCGTTTCCGCGCTGCCATCCACGACACCCTCCTGCATAGATACACTACcaataccatcatcaacaagaaaATTATCCAAGCACGCAAGCTACCCCACGACGGTACAGGGTCCCGCTTCGAGGTcaccgatgaagatggaattTCATACCTGGGTTCAAAGCTTGTTCTCGCTACGGGAGTACGCGACATCATGCCCCGCATTGACGGGTACGTCGAGAACTGGGGCCGGCTCATATTCCACTGCCTCTTCTGCCATGGGTATGAGGAGCGTGGCGCAGCAAATGCTGGTCTACTGGTAGCAGAGAGTTCACAACTACAGGCGAATCCCTCTGTGGGTCTGATTCTCGGACAGATGGTTCGTCGCTTCGCCGAAAAAGTAACCTTATTCACCAACGGCAATGAAGATACCACGGTCGCCGTGAAAGAAGCTGGTGCGGAAGCGCAAGGGTTCATTATTGAATCTCGCCCAATTCTTTCCTTAGAACGAATTGCTTCGGCTGATGAGGGTTCGCGAGATACCCTACGGGTCTGGCTGGGACAACCAGACGGAGGGGAATCTCCTAGCAGCTATATGGATGTGGGTTTCTTAACGCATATGCCGGATACAGTCGTCACAAATGACTGGAGCAGCCAGCTGgggctggagctggatggaAATGGGATTTACAAGCAAAAGGATGTCACGATGGAGACCACGGTGCCAGGGGTTTTTGTGGCTGGTGATCATGCCTCCGTAGCGAAGGACGTTCCCAATGCTGCGAGCAATGCCACTTTTGTGGCTTCGGCAGTTGCAGTGCAGTTGACGGTCGAGCATTCCCAGGGACAGTAG
- a CDS encoding uncharacterized protein (COG:G;~EggNog:ENOG410QE2U;~InterPro:IPR036259,IPR010573;~TransMembrane:3 (o15-36i57-76o88-107i);~antiSMASH:Cluster_8.16;~go_function: GO:0022857 - transmembrane transporter activity [Evidence IEA];~go_process: GO:0055085 - transmembrane transport [Evidence IEA]): MGGAFTDKVSWRWCFYINLPLGGVGAVVILFLFHAPSPTFVPDATKGSRLKQRLNQLDIEGTVLFSACIICLLLAIEWGGAKWTWSNGRIIALFVIFGVTLVAFCIVQARKKEMAMIPPRVAGNRNV, from the coding sequence ATGGGGGGTGCTTTCACAGACAAAGTCTCATGGCGATGGTGTTTCTACATCAATCTCCCCCTGGGCGGAGTCGGCGCCGTGGTCATCCTTTTCTTATTCCATGCGCCCTCTCCTACTTTTGTCCCTGATGCAACGAAAGGCAGCCGACTAAAACAGCGATTAAACCAGCTCGATATTGAAGGTACAGTACTCTTCAGTGCCTGCATTATTTGTCTCCTACTGGCCATCGAATGGGGTGGGGCGAAATGGACCTGGAGCAACGGTCGCATTATTGCCCTGTTCGTGATCTTCGGGGTCACATTGGTGGCCTTCTGCATTGTGCAGgccagaaagaaagaaatggcAATGATACCACCAAGGGTAGCGGGGAACCGAAATGTCTAG
- a CDS encoding fungal specific transcription factor domain-containing protein (TransMembrane:2 (o27-46i67-85o);~antiSMASH:Cluster_8.16) produces the protein MFLTMASAQECVDAVLMSDCSDRATVVVAYAVLALGCYLVSIHSDIKSAVGGMSRATGYFRRALSESNYLTMNNATGILIMIIFADKCGHHTKSRLITLGVQFVQDLALHSSRRLRQLCTESDERLLKNAFWHLYAIEKADAVDRGRSSMMCDKLTDYSPSDGFQNPDEARLTLQCLYGHICDRVIDSLYSQAALRVPRHDMCRQIEDAYCLVQSWLGILQTYNNSLNYSSGRPSFLQEHMESETHLSSYFITFLIHGKWLQLAQQGLAPEEREAYERSEARCLAAARSVLEQCSQHTHVQMLSSMRFRSLPKIAACILVIIGQSCDRLEEERMYLHMASGFYSRLAIFMPVQLGLLMELMDVSA, from the exons ATGTTCCTGACTATGGCAAGTGCTCAGGAGTGTGTGGATGCTGTGCTGATGTCCGACTGCTCCGATCGAGccacggtggtggtggcctaTGCCGTCCTGGCGTTGGGCTGCTATCTTGTTAGCATACATTCGGATATCAAAAGCGCCGTGGGAGGCATGTCACGGGCCACTGGATATTTTCGACGAGCGTTGTCAGAATCGAACTATCTGACAATGAATAACGCGACT GGGATTCTGATCATG ATCATCTTCGCAGACAAATGTGGTCATCACACCAAATCCCGTCTTATCACCCTCGGTGTCCAGTTCGTGCAGGATTTGGCACTTCATAGCTCTCGGCGCCTGCGACAGCTTTGCACCGAGTCCGACGAACGATTGCTTAAGAATGCCTTCTGGCATCTCTATGCCATTGAAAAAGCCGACGCGGTGGACAGAGGCCGATCTTCG ATGATGTGTGACAAGCTCACCGACTATTCGCCCAGTGATGGATTCCAGAACCCTGATGAAGCACGCTTGACGCTTCAATGTTTATACGGACATATCTGTGATCGTGTGATAGATTCGCTCTATAGCCAAGCAGCCCTCCGAGTACCACGACATGACATGTGCCGTCAGATAGAAGATGCATATTGCCTGGTTCAATCATGGCTTGGTATTCTACAGACATATAACAATTCGCTCAATTATTCTTCAGGGCgcccctctttcctccagGAGCACATGGAGTCAGAGACGCATTTGAgctcttattttattacattCTTGATTCACGGTAAATGGCTCCAACTCGCGCAGCAGGGACTGGCTCctgaggagagagaggcgtATGAGCGAAGTGAAGCACGATGTCTCGCTGCTGCGCGATCTGTGTTGGAACAATGTAGCCAGCACACCCATGTCCAGATGCTGTCTAGTAT GAGATTTCGTTCGCTTCCAAAAATCGCGGCATGCATTCTCGTTATTATAGGGCAATCGTGCGACCGattggaggaagagcggATGTACCTGCACATGGCGTCTGGATTTTATAGTAGACTTGCCATCTTCATGCCCGTTCAGTTAGGTttgttgatggagttgatggaTGTATCGGCGTAG